In the genome of Silvanigrella paludirubra, the window CCCGAAGGAATAATCCGTTGGGTAAGCGTGAACGATTTATCTGTTGGACGCAACGTGAAAGAAGTTTTACGTACACTTGATGCTTTACAAACAGACGAATTGTGTCCATGTAATTGGGAAAAAGGACAATCTACTATTAAGTAACAATTAAAATGCCACTTTATTCTGTGGCATTTTCTAAAATTTATCCATAGGAAATTAAAATGGAAACCCAAAATTTGTTAAATTCTTTTATAGAAAAATATACCGAAAGACTAGATGGATTAGCAGTTAAAGATCTAAAACTAAATTTTGAAAAAGTAACAACTTCAGGACAACTTGACATAGAAGAGTTATCTTTGTTAATTATATCACTTGGAAAAATGCTTGAATTTGAAGGGCTAATGATTGTAGGTATTGAAAATGCAAGAGCTAATCAAATTCCAGATACTCTAATCAATGAAGCTTTGCAAATTCCAGCTATTATGGGAATGTTAAATACATATTATAAGTTCAGATTTTTCTCTGAAAAAAATGATTCTAACGCTTCTTCAGAATATGGTTCTCCTGGATTAAGAATGAATGCACTTGCGAAACCATTAATGGGCAAAGAAAAGTTTGAAATCATTTCACTTGCTATTAGTATTTTAAATAGCTGTGAAAAATGCGTAATTTCACATGAAAAAGCGGTGCTTGATTTGGGTGTATCAAGAAATAAAATTCATGATGTTATGAAGCTAACAGCAATTGTA includes:
- a CDS encoding carboxymuconolactone decarboxylase family protein, producing the protein METQNLLNSFIEKYTERLDGLAVKDLKLNFEKVTTSGQLDIEELSLLIISLGKMLEFEGLMIVGIENARANQIPDTLINEALQIPAIMGMLNTYYKFRFFSEKNDSNASSEYGSPGLRMNALAKPLMGKEKFEIISLAISILNSCEKCVISHEKAVLDLGVSRNKIHDVMKLTAIVKGLSSF